One Gadus morhua chromosome 23, gadMor3.0, whole genome shotgun sequence DNA segment encodes these proteins:
- the mnx1 gene encoding motor neuron and pancreas homeobox protein 1 has translation MEKSRNFRIDALLAVDSPRAQTSPLALVTSLSSSSLSSCSEGLTSSSAAEHNTGAPDSLRTETPSPPRVSASGLIPKPGYLSAPHAMLGLHPQSSGLPPQALYGHPMYSYSAAAAALGQHPALSYPYPHPHSHPHHPHHHSDSIKLTASTFQLDHWLRVSTAGMMMPKMSDFNSQTQSNLLGKCRRPRTAFTSQQLLELEHQFKLNKYLSRPKRFEVATSLMLTETQVKIWFQNRRMKWKRSKKAKEQAAQDADKKGSKHSGAEKTDSKNGRIRDFRDSAEDDDDDEGGGGGDGGGGGGGGARGTFLYNSSDCSSDDESNHTSDSRLQP, from the exons ATGGAGAAATCCAGAAACTTTCGGATCGACGCGCTTCTCGCGGTCGACTCGCCCCGGGCGCAGACCTCACCGCTGGCCCTGGTcacctctctgtcctcctcctccctctcctcctgctccgagggactcacctcctcctcagccgCCGAGCACAACACCGGCGCTCCCGACTCGTTACGCACCGAGACGCCATCCCCGCCGAGGGTTTCCGCCAGCGGGTTGATCCCGAAGCCCGGGTACCTGAGCGCTCCTCACGCGATGCTTGGATTACACCCGCAGAGCTCCGGCCTGCCGCCCCAGGCGCTGTACGGACACCCCATGTACAGCTACTCCGCTGCCGCCGCGGCGCTGGGGCAGCACCCGGCCCTCTCCTACCCCTACCCGCACCCGCACTCCCACCCGcaccacccgcaccaccacAGCGACTCCATCAAACTCACCGCAAGCACCTTCCAGCTGGACCACTGGCTCCGTGTCTCCACCGCGGGCATGATGATGCCCAAGATGTCCGACTTCAACT CTCAGACGCAGTCCAACCTGCTGGGGAAGTGCAGACGTCCCAGAACGGCGTTCACCAGCCAGCAGCTCCTGGAGCTCGAGCACCAGTTCAAACTCAACAAGTACCTCTCACGACCCAAACGCTTCGAGGTGGCCACGTCCTTGATGCTGACGGAAACACAG GTCAAgatctggttccagaaccgCCGCATGAAGTGGAAGAGGAGCAAGAAGGCGAAGGAGCAGGCAGCGCAGGACGCCGACAAGAAGGGCTCCAAACACAGCGGCGCGGAGAAAACGGACTCCAAGAACGGACGCATCAGGGATTTCAGGGACAGTGCTgaggacgacgacgatgatgaaggaggaggaggaggcgatggcggaggaggaggaggaggaggagcaagagggacATTCTTGTACAACTCGTCGGATTGCTCTTCGGACGACGAGAGTAATCACACGAGCGACTCGAGACTCCAGCCGTGa
- the nom1 gene encoding nucleolar MIF4G domain-containing protein 1 isoform X2 has product MKGQVKKKVFKKKNNEQLRKYMATVKEFLQKNEGGGLGKDDEDHDDDGGGSGQEDNKYSVKLVQRKSRKEMRKEKRKIKKAKMKCYYEGKKELLQVETATEPPKKKKKKAKAAPQSSDTDGTQPPEGKKGKNHDKKLEEERKRVLLEDNEAEEREIKMMEKFLGYNKRKNKNKLPQSFADDGLDYVLGVIGSGAGGGVMYDSEEDVEQAKEKFAQLDQSESELSDDEEGGEKDEAAGNEGGENEEGDDLESIDEVIEDDEIEEDDEGMDEEEDDDEDEEEEEAMEDEQKEIDEAPSANECEDKSEEKGDTETSLLIPQPAAVKYIPPHLRVPGDDKRRADLETLRRRVKGLLNRLSEANMASIRAQLEEMYMSSSRKDMSDTLTEVVLAACVTPSLMPDRLLQEHVLLLSLLHHSVGLEVGAHFLETVVRRFDAEYRGQGEGKEMDNLLAIISHLYNLQVVHSLLIFDILKRLVGAFGERDIQLVLFILKNVGFSLRKDDALALKELINEAQRKASQMGPTVTDHTRVRFMLETMMALKNNDMRKIPGYDPEPLEKTKKLLRTLTQASRGGSDLTLRVSLDNILAADQVGRWWIVGSCWSGAPMIGHTPKPTTAPGGQFSAKVLEQARKQRMNTDVRRNIFCVVMTSEDYLDAYEKLIRMGLKDQQEREIVHVLMDCCLQEKTFNPFYAVLGEKFCGHDRRFQMTFQFGLWDKFKELPSLSSSVFSNLVQLVTRLLLRKSLSLSVLKVIEFGELDKVRVRFLRQVLTRLLKEAQPEELTAIFSRISGVPKLGMLREGLKLFISHFLLSKAESKGTADDARLLLEHADIATKAMEAKDNKLRL; this is encoded by the exons ATGAAGGGACAAGTGAAAAAGAAAGTCTTCAAAAAGAAGAACAATGAGCAACTGCGTAAGTACATGGCGACGGTAAAAGAGTTCCTACAAAAAAATGAAGGTGGTGGACTAGGTAAAGATGATGaagatcatgatgatgatggtggaggaAGCGGCCAGGAGGACAACAAGTACAGTGTTAAGTTGGTCCAGAGGAAAAGTCGCAAAGAGATgagaaaagaaaagaggaaaataaaaaaggctaaAATGAAGTGCTACTATGAGGGGAAGAAAGAGTTATTACAGGTGGAAACAGCCACTGAACCccctaaaaaaaagaagaaaaaagccaAGGCTGCCCCACAGAGTTCAGATACCGACGGTACACAACCTCCAGAAGGAAAGAAGGGAAAGAACCACGACAAAAAGCtcgaagaggagaggaagagagttcTGCTGGAGGACAACGAGGCTGAGGAAAGAGAGATCAAGATGATGGAGAAATTTTTGGGCTACAACAAGAGGAAGAACAAGAACAAACTACCACAGTCCTTTGCCGATGACGGGCTGGACTACGTCCTGGGGGTGATTGGctctggggcaggggggggggtcatgtatGACAGTGAGGAGGACGTAGAGCAGGCCAAGGAGAAGTTTGCCCAGCTTGATCAGAGCGAGTCGGAGCTGTCCGATGATGAAGAGGGGGGTGAGAAGGATGAGGCAGCAGGCAATGAAGGTGGGGAAAACGAGGAAGGAGATGATCTGGAGTCTATAGATGAAGTCATCGAGGATGATGAAAttgaggaagatgatgagggcatggatgaggaggaggacgacgacgaggatgaggaagaggaagaggcgaTGGAAGATGAGCAGAAGGAAATAGATGAAGCTCCATCAGCCAATGAGTGCGAAGATAAGTCAGAAGAAaaaggagacacagagacttCGTTGCTCATTCCCCAGCCT GCTGCAGTGAAGTACATCCCGCCTCACCTGCGCGTCCCGGGGGATGATAAACGCCGAGCGGATCTGGAGACGCTGCGGAGGAGGGTGAAGGGGCTGCTGAACAG GCTGAGCGAGGCCAACATGGCGTCCATCCGTGCTCAGCTGGAGGAGATGTACATGAGCTCCAGCAGGAAGGACATGAGTGACACGCTGACTGAGGTGGTGCTGGCCGCCTGCGTCACCCCCAGCCTCATGCCTGACCGGCTGCTGCAGGAACACGTGCTGCTGCTCAGCCTGCTGCACCACTCCGTAGGCCTGGAG GTGGGCGCTCACTTCCTGGAGACAGTGGTGCGTCGGTTCGACGCCGAGTACCGTGGGCAAGGGGAGGGCAAGGAGATGGACAACCTGCTGGCCATCATCTCCCACCTCTACAACCTGCAGGTGGTCCACTCCCTCCTCATCTTCGACATCCTGAAGAGGCTGGTGGGGGCGTTCGGGGAGAGGGACATCCAGCTGGTGCTGTTCATCCTGAAGAACGTGGGCTTCTCCCTGCGCAAGGACGACGCCCTGGCCCTGAAGGAACTCATCAACGAGGCCCAGAGGAAGGCCAGCCAGATGGGGCCCACCGTCACAGACCACACCCGG gtgcgCTTCATGCTAGAGACCATGATGGCGCTGAAGAACAACGACATGAGGAAGATCCCGGGCTACGACCCTGAGCCCCTGGAGAAGACCAAGAAACTACTGCGGACTCTG ACCCAGGCTAGCCGTGGGGGATCAGACCTGACGCTGCGTGTGTCTCTAGACAACATCCTAGCTGCTGACCAGGTTGGCCGCTGGTGGATCGTCGGATCCTGCTGGTCGGGAGCGCCAATGATAGGCCACACCCCCAAACCTACCACCGCCCCTGGGGGACAG ttCAGTGCCAAGGTGCTGGAGCAGGCCAGGAAGCAGAGAATGAACACGGACGTGAGGAGGAACATCTTCTGTGTTGTGATGACCAGCGAGGACTACCTGGATGCCTATGAGAAGCtgatcag GATGGGTCTGAAGGACCAGCAGGAGCGGGAGATCGTCCATGTTCTGATGGACTGCTGTCTGCAGGAGAAGACCTTCAACCCCTTCTACGCCGTGCTGGGAGAGAAGTTCTGTGGCCACGACCGTCGCTTCCAG ATGACCTTCCAGTTCGGTCTGTGGGACAAGTTCAAGGAGCTGCCCAGCCTCAGCAGCAGTGTGTTCTCCAACCTGGTGCAGCTGGTCACACGCCTCCTGCTCAGgaagagcctctctctctccgtcctcaAG GTGATAGAGTTTGGGGAGCTGGACAAAGTGCGGGTGCGGTTCCTCCGCCAGGTGTTGACTCGGTTGCTGAAGGAAGCCCAACCTGAGGAACTGACCGCCATATTCAGCAG GATCTCGGGGGTTCCCAAGCTGGGCATGCTACGCGAGGGGTTGAAGCTCTTCATCAGCCACTTCCTGTTGAGTAAAGCAGAGTCCAAAGGGACGGCAGACGACGCCCGACTCCTGCTGGAGCACGCTGACATTGCCACCAAGGCCATGGAGGCCAAAGACAATAAGCTCAGACTCTAA
- the nom1 gene encoding nucleolar MIF4G domain-containing protein 1 isoform X1, with protein MKGQVKKKVFKKKNNEQLRKYMATVKEFLQKNEGGGLGKDDEDHDDDGGGSGQEDNKYSVKLVQRKSRKEMRKEKRKIKKAKMKCYYEGKKELLQVETATEPPKKKKKKAKAAPQSSDTDGTQPPEGKKGKNHDKKLEEERKRVLLEDNEAEEREIKMMEKFLGYNKRKNKNKLPQSFADDGLDYVLGVIGSGAGGGVMYDSEEDVEQAKEKFAQLDQSESELSDDEEGGEKDEAAGNEGGENEEGDDLESIDEVIEDDEIEEDDEGMDEEEDDDEDEEEEEAMEDEQKEIDEAPSANECEDKSEEKGDTETSLLIPQPSGFQAAVKYIPPHLRVPGDDKRRADLETLRRRVKGLLNRLSEANMASIRAQLEEMYMSSSRKDMSDTLTEVVLAACVTPSLMPDRLLQEHVLLLSLLHHSVGLEVGAHFLETVVRRFDAEYRGQGEGKEMDNLLAIISHLYNLQVVHSLLIFDILKRLVGAFGERDIQLVLFILKNVGFSLRKDDALALKELINEAQRKASQMGPTVTDHTRVRFMLETMMALKNNDMRKIPGYDPEPLEKTKKLLRTLTQASRGGSDLTLRVSLDNILAADQVGRWWIVGSCWSGAPMIGHTPKPTTAPGGQFSAKVLEQARKQRMNTDVRRNIFCVVMTSEDYLDAYEKLIRMGLKDQQEREIVHVLMDCCLQEKTFNPFYAVLGEKFCGHDRRFQMTFQFGLWDKFKELPSLSSSVFSNLVQLVTRLLLRKSLSLSVLKVIEFGELDKVRVRFLRQVLTRLLKEAQPEELTAIFSRISGVPKLGMLREGLKLFISHFLLSKAESKGTADDARLLLEHADIATKAMEAKDNKLRL; from the exons ATGAAGGGACAAGTGAAAAAGAAAGTCTTCAAAAAGAAGAACAATGAGCAACTGCGTAAGTACATGGCGACGGTAAAAGAGTTCCTACAAAAAAATGAAGGTGGTGGACTAGGTAAAGATGATGaagatcatgatgatgatggtggaggaAGCGGCCAGGAGGACAACAAGTACAGTGTTAAGTTGGTCCAGAGGAAAAGTCGCAAAGAGATgagaaaagaaaagaggaaaataaaaaaggctaaAATGAAGTGCTACTATGAGGGGAAGAAAGAGTTATTACAGGTGGAAACAGCCACTGAACCccctaaaaaaaagaagaaaaaagccaAGGCTGCCCCACAGAGTTCAGATACCGACGGTACACAACCTCCAGAAGGAAAGAAGGGAAAGAACCACGACAAAAAGCtcgaagaggagaggaagagagttcTGCTGGAGGACAACGAGGCTGAGGAAAGAGAGATCAAGATGATGGAGAAATTTTTGGGCTACAACAAGAGGAAGAACAAGAACAAACTACCACAGTCCTTTGCCGATGACGGGCTGGACTACGTCCTGGGGGTGATTGGctctggggcaggggggggggtcatgtatGACAGTGAGGAGGACGTAGAGCAGGCCAAGGAGAAGTTTGCCCAGCTTGATCAGAGCGAGTCGGAGCTGTCCGATGATGAAGAGGGGGGTGAGAAGGATGAGGCAGCAGGCAATGAAGGTGGGGAAAACGAGGAAGGAGATGATCTGGAGTCTATAGATGAAGTCATCGAGGATGATGAAAttgaggaagatgatgagggcatggatgaggaggaggacgacgacgaggatgaggaagaggaagaggcgaTGGAAGATGAGCAGAAGGAAATAGATGAAGCTCCATCAGCCAATGAGTGCGAAGATAAGTCAGAAGAAaaaggagacacagagacttCGTTGCTCATTCCCCAGCCT TCCGGGTTCCAGGCTGCAGTGAAGTACATCCCGCCTCACCTGCGCGTCCCGGGGGATGATAAACGCCGAGCGGATCTGGAGACGCTGCGGAGGAGGGTGAAGGGGCTGCTGAACAG GCTGAGCGAGGCCAACATGGCGTCCATCCGTGCTCAGCTGGAGGAGATGTACATGAGCTCCAGCAGGAAGGACATGAGTGACACGCTGACTGAGGTGGTGCTGGCCGCCTGCGTCACCCCCAGCCTCATGCCTGACCGGCTGCTGCAGGAACACGTGCTGCTGCTCAGCCTGCTGCACCACTCCGTAGGCCTGGAG GTGGGCGCTCACTTCCTGGAGACAGTGGTGCGTCGGTTCGACGCCGAGTACCGTGGGCAAGGGGAGGGCAAGGAGATGGACAACCTGCTGGCCATCATCTCCCACCTCTACAACCTGCAGGTGGTCCACTCCCTCCTCATCTTCGACATCCTGAAGAGGCTGGTGGGGGCGTTCGGGGAGAGGGACATCCAGCTGGTGCTGTTCATCCTGAAGAACGTGGGCTTCTCCCTGCGCAAGGACGACGCCCTGGCCCTGAAGGAACTCATCAACGAGGCCCAGAGGAAGGCCAGCCAGATGGGGCCCACCGTCACAGACCACACCCGG gtgcgCTTCATGCTAGAGACCATGATGGCGCTGAAGAACAACGACATGAGGAAGATCCCGGGCTACGACCCTGAGCCCCTGGAGAAGACCAAGAAACTACTGCGGACTCTG ACCCAGGCTAGCCGTGGGGGATCAGACCTGACGCTGCGTGTGTCTCTAGACAACATCCTAGCTGCTGACCAGGTTGGCCGCTGGTGGATCGTCGGATCCTGCTGGTCGGGAGCGCCAATGATAGGCCACACCCCCAAACCTACCACCGCCCCTGGGGGACAG ttCAGTGCCAAGGTGCTGGAGCAGGCCAGGAAGCAGAGAATGAACACGGACGTGAGGAGGAACATCTTCTGTGTTGTGATGACCAGCGAGGACTACCTGGATGCCTATGAGAAGCtgatcag GATGGGTCTGAAGGACCAGCAGGAGCGGGAGATCGTCCATGTTCTGATGGACTGCTGTCTGCAGGAGAAGACCTTCAACCCCTTCTACGCCGTGCTGGGAGAGAAGTTCTGTGGCCACGACCGTCGCTTCCAG ATGACCTTCCAGTTCGGTCTGTGGGACAAGTTCAAGGAGCTGCCCAGCCTCAGCAGCAGTGTGTTCTCCAACCTGGTGCAGCTGGTCACACGCCTCCTGCTCAGgaagagcctctctctctccgtcctcaAG GTGATAGAGTTTGGGGAGCTGGACAAAGTGCGGGTGCGGTTCCTCCGCCAGGTGTTGACTCGGTTGCTGAAGGAAGCCCAACCTGAGGAACTGACCGCCATATTCAGCAG GATCTCGGGGGTTCCCAAGCTGGGCATGCTACGCGAGGGGTTGAAGCTCTTCATCAGCCACTTCCTGTTGAGTAAAGCAGAGTCCAAAGGGACGGCAGACGACGCCCGACTCCTGCTGGAGCACGCTGACATTGCCACCAAGGCCATGGAGGCCAAAGACAATAAGCTCAGACTCTAA